Proteins encoded in a region of the Labrus bergylta chromosome 9, fLabBer1.1, whole genome shotgun sequence genome:
- the rom1b gene encoding rod outer segment membrane protein 1b, whose protein sequence is MVLLEMKFTQQRRVHLAQGLWLLSWLAVMCGTFVFCLGVYIKTELLRRAEVMDNTEIHVVPNILMLVGLASIGTNWVATRVCQDSLDPSRFPRWKAFLLAWFVGATMLSFLLFAVVVLSYALQGHLEESLKVGLRNGIRFYKDTDVPGRCFQKETIDRLQMEFQCCGNSNFKDWFEVQWVSNRYLDFTSKDVKDRIRSNVDGRYLLDGVPFSCCNPRSPRPCLQNQLTDNSAHHSYDYQSEELNLHSRGCRQALIDYYMGLMNSTGPGVLSVILIQMSVVLSLRYLQTAVESAMALEDPEEDSEGYILEKGLKETFEDLKVKALILLKFGQVNPSATQEPSEAEDPEKAADNTTEKAASTTASS, encoded by the exons ATGGTGCTGTTGGAGATGAAGTTCACCCAGCAGCGGCGGGTGCATCTGGCGCAGGGCCTGTGGCTGCTCTCCTGGCTGGCTGTGATGTGCGGGACCTTCGTCTTCTGTCTGGGTGTTTACATTAAGACAGAGCTGCTCCGCAGGGCCGAG GTGATGGACAACACAGAGATCCATGTGGTGCCCAACATCCTGATGCTGGTGGGCCTGGCCTCCATCGGCACCAACTGGGTAGCCACTCGTGTGTGTCAGGACTCGTTGGACCCAAGCCGCTTCCCCCGATGGAAAGCTTTCCTGCTGGCTTGGTTTGTTGGAGCCACGATGCTGTCTTTTCTGCTCTTCGCTGTGGTGGTTCTCAGCTATGCCCTGCAGGGTCACCTGGAGGAGTCCCTGAAG GTCGGCCTGAGGAATGGCATTCGCTTCTACAAGGACACAGATGTGCCGGGCCGCTGTTTTCAGAAAGAGACCATTGATCGTCTGCAGATGGAGTTTCAGTGTTGTGGAAACAGCAATTTCAAAGACTGGTTCGAGGTTCAGTGGGTGAGCAACAGATATCTGGATTTCACCTCCAAGGATGTCAAAGA TCGTATCCGGAGTAACGTGGACGGACGTTACCTGTTGGACGGCGTTCCTTTCAGCTGCTGTAACCCGCGCTCCCCTCGCCCCTGCCTCCAGAACCAACTGACCGATAACAGCGCCCACCACAGCTACGACTACCAATCAGAGGAGCTCAACCTGCACAGCCGTGGCTGCAGGCAGGCCCTGATTGACTACTACATGGGCCTGATGAACTCAACTGGTCCTGGAGTGCTGTCAGTCATCTTGATACAG ATGTCCGTAGTTCTGAGCCTGCGCTACCTGCAGACAGCTGTGGAAAGCGCCATGGCTCTGGAAGATCCAGAAGAGGACAGTGAGGGCTATATCCTGGAGAAGGGTCTAAAGGAAACCTTTGAGGACCTCAAAGTAAAGGCGCTCATCTTGCTCAAGTTTGGCCAAGTTAACCCCAGCGCTACACAAGAGCCATCTGAAGCTGAAGACCCAGAGAAAGCTGCTGATAACACCACTGAGAAGGCTGCTTCTACTACTGCTTCCAGCTAG
- the si:ch211-276i12.4 gene encoding uncharacterized protein si:ch211-276i12.4 → MMDNYFKPVHSPSGPGEIKPRKHHHHQHHHHQLHHDQDPQSQRYTMLDVTDRIADDSHGHHLRHQRGHYIHDDPHRHQQSQQFHHSEEDEILYNSETPVTLSRASSSSLSSTDSSSSFSSWYTEESANDPFTLRHAEQPQHSLSCSNIADVRRGFREDNGSEPIVFATVQLGKKGSVCSETHVSSHKREKASFSSLDRSHSRSAGLLRGTDSDVGEEQSRVSHMNYSTLYKSSSLNRSLAFSEEDILLGVSLGPKRAVSSSQLPTKGILKNKEPLNDIRKVKSMEVLSPRVSKGQDPSGQKGKGITQVEMEQARANFVQGKLQFSAFLDEITKQVISPSDLTILGLNKNKPTGKKPAPAQTPGPVKPQLPPKKHRESSEEERTQRPRQQDRKEEAACSRSRKPLNCTNPDKVISFSSKKYHGSPPPNHFPHSPSHKTHGNSHKERRPSPTGGSLSGDRYGQYLTDGTNTSPEPVQPKQRHHHKQQPTASLGEHTQHYSQHQTQPGNGHKGHACSPPFSAKGVEPGLGSESSSTKSDSSRARDTATSHSSEQSGRHHSQHEGLSKQHRETLCDVDHLRALQEENSDLHQNLLQTVVCIESLEVELQRTRDELSHVKEKYKSLLETHSGTKQANSLLGEHLHIASESLSSERKYLLNRVSQLSSELEDAHRTMAALENINVPCLIKELLEKHFNSAETIQKLLTTSGTNNHSSEPPRADNQSNTPKEDAAAQDWLAKSEAGLQRVTAFIPFKQGGNESSLSDQHESRHSPPFSVNDISTAIYKKMAASYAARPRALYPQSQQQPQISTNHADAPPKLQQDHVGGDNWMGNGGVKVTLVEQDIVDVTSTSAQQILDDFMQQLQAQKEVEERSTRLGSSGRVEQTK, encoded by the exons ATGATGGATAATTATTTTAAGCCTGTTCACAGCCCTTCTGGACCGGGCGAAATCAAGCCACGGaagcaccaccaccaccaacaccatcaccatcagcTTCACCATGACCAAGACCCTCAGTCACAAAG GTACACAATGTTGGATGTCACAGACAGAATTGCAGATGACAGCCATGGGCATCACCTTCGCCATCAACGTGGTCACTATATCCATGACGACCCTCATCGTCATCAACAATCACAACAATTTCACCACAGTGAAGAGGATGAGATACTTTACAACTCTGAAACCCCAGTAACTCTTTCTAGggcctcttcttcctccctttcttcCACAgattcttcctcctctttttcctcctggTACACAGAGGAGAGTGCAAATGATCCTTTCACTCTTCGTCATGCTGAGCAGCCACAGCACTCACTGTCCTGCTCCAACATAGCAGATGTTCGCAGAGGTTTCAGGGAAGACAACGGCAGCGAGCCCATTGTCTTTGCCACCGTGCAACTTGGCAAAAAGGGCAGTGTTTGCAGTGAGACCCATGTGAGCTCACACAAGAGGGAAAAGGctagtttttcttctcttgacCGAAGTCACAGCAGGAGTGCAGGCCTCCTGCGGGGTACTGACAGCGATGTTGGAGAGGAGCAGTCCAGGGTATCGCACATGAACTACAGCACTCTGTATAAGTCATCTAGTTTGAACCGAAGCCTGGCTTTCAGCGAGGAAGACATTCTGTTAGGGGTCTCCCTTGGCCCCAAGAGAGCGGTGTCCTCCAGCCAGTTACCCACCAAAGGCATCCTTAAAAACAAGGAGCCTCTTAATGACATTCGCAAGGTTAAGTCCATGGAGGTGCTGTCCCCTAGAGTTTCCAAAGGACAAGATCCCAGTGGACAGAAGGGGAAGGGAATCACTCAAGTTGAGATGGAGCAAGCCAGGGCAAATTTTGTGCAGGGGAAGCTACAATTTTCAGCCTTTCTAGATGAGATTACAAAGCAGGTTATAAGCCCGTCAGATCTCACTATCTTGGGTTTGAACAAAAATAAACCTACTGGAAAGAAACCTGCCCCAGCCCAAACACCGGGCCCAGTAAAGCCTCAGCTCCCGCCAAAGAAGCACAGAGAAAGCTCAGAAGAGGAGAGGACGCAGCGTCCGAGACAGCAAGACAGAAAGGAAGAAGCAGCTTGCAGCCGCTCTCGCAAACCCTTAAACTGCACCAACCCTGACAAAGTCATCTCATTCTCATCTAAGAAATACCATGGCAGTCCCCCACCTAATCACTTCCCCCACTCTCCTAGCCATAAAACTCATGGAAACAGCCATAAAGAAAGAAGGCCATCTCCCACTGGGGGCTCCTTGTCAGGAGACAGGTATGGGCAATACCTCACAGATGGCACAAACACCAGCCCTGAACCCGTCCAGCCAAAACAACGGCACCACCACAAACAGCAGCCTACTGCCTCACTTGGTGAACATACCCAGCACTATTCTCAGCACCAAACTCAGCCAGGCAACGGGCACAAAGGGCATGCCTGCTCCCCTCCATTCTCAGCCAAGGGTGTTGAGCCAGGCCTCGGATCTGAGTCTTCATCAACAAAATCAGACTCATCCAGGGCCAGAGACACAGCCACCAGTCACAGCTCGGAGCAGAGTGGTCGACATCATTCACAACATGAGGGGCTCTCTAAACAACACAGG GAAACACTCTGTGATGTGGACCATCTCCG GgcactgcaggaggagaatTCAGATCTTCACCAGAACTTGCTGCAGACCGTGGTTTGCATTGAGAGCTTGGAGGTGGAGCTGCAGAGGACCAGGGATGAGCTAAGCCATGTCAAGGAGAAATATAAAAG CCTTCTGGAGACCCACTCTGGGACCAAACAGGCCAATAGTCTGTTGGGGGAACACCTGCACATAGCG TCAGAGAGCCTGAGCAGTGAGAGGAAGTACCTACTGAACCGTGTGTCCCAGCTGAGCTCAGAGTTGGAGGATGCCCACAGGACCATGGCTGCCCTGGAGAACATTAAT GTGCCGTGCTTGATAAAAGAGTTATTGGAGAAGCACTTTAATTCCGCTGAGACCATACAGAAGTTGCTGACGACCTCTGGCACAAACAACCATTCTAGTGAGCCACCACGAGCAGACAACCAGTCAAACACTCCAAAAGAGGACGCAGCAGCACAGGATTGGCTGGCTAAATCAGAGGCAGGTCTGCAGAGGGTCACAGCCTTCATACCATTCAAACAGGGAGGGAATGAAAGCAGTCTCTCAGACCAGCACGAGTCCAGGCACAGCCCACCTTTCTCTGTAAATGACATCAGCACTGCCATCTATAAGAAAATGGCTGCCAGTTATGCTGCCAGACCCCGAGCTCTTTATCCCCAAAGTCAGCAGCAGCCTCAAATCAGCACCAACCATGCTGACGCCCCACCGAAGCTCCAGCAGGACCATGTGGGCGGTGACAACTGGATGGGAAATGGAGGGGTAAAAGTGACCCTTGTGGAGCAGGACATTGTGGATGTGACGTCCACGTCCGCGCAGCAGATCCTTGATGACTTCATGCAGCAGCTGCAAGCCcagaaggaggtggaggaaagGAGCACCAGGCTGGGCAGTAGTGGGCGGGTGGAACAGACAAAATAG